A section of the Candidatus Nomurabacteria bacterium genome encodes:
- the dnaK gene encoding molecular chaperone DnaK, translating to MAKILGIDLGTTNSAMAYIEGGEPKIIENNDGARTTPSIVALSKSGERLVGLLAKRQAVTNPKNTIFGVKRMMGHKFEDANIQRDRGTVPYAIERSEDGGVKVKLGDKFNRPEEISALILQKLKKDAEAHLGEKIEEAVITVPAYFDDSQRKATRDAGEIAGFKVRRIINEPTAAALAYGFNKRKDEQIVVYDFGGGTFDISVLEITGAEGDQSIVVKSTDGDSHMGGEDIDQKIVQWIAAEYKKESGIDVIKDELALQRLKEAAEKAKHELSTLNETEINLPFITSDASGPKHLLIKMSRSRLEDLAREYIDRSIMITKRAVEASGYKFTDIDEVILVGGQTRMPAIIAEVKKLFGKEPNRSINPDEVVAVGAAIQAGIFQGDVKDVLLLDVIPLSLGIETLGGVSTKIIERNTTIPTSRSQIFSTAADNQTSVEIHITQGERPLASDNKSLGRFVLDSIAPAGRGLPQIEVTFDIDANGILSVKAKDKSTGKEQSIRIEARSGLTDADIEKMKKDAELHAEEDKQKKELIDTQNLADQVIHMSEKALKDAEGKLSAELVKEVEEKIGALKTAKTSNNLSEIKQAVDALSSSAQKIGAELSKQTQTPPPPSEEPEQKNG from the coding sequence ATGGCAAAAATTTTAGGCATTGATCTTGGTACCACTAACTCCGCCATGGCTTATATCGAGGGCGGGGAGCCAAAAATTATTGAAAATAACGACGGGGCGCGAACGACCCCCTCAATCGTTGCGCTTTCAAAGTCTGGTGAGCGATTGGTGGGGCTTCTGGCGAAGCGTCAGGCTGTGACGAATCCCAAAAATACAATCTTTGGCGTAAAAAGAATGATGGGACACAAGTTCGAGGACGCTAATATCCAACGTGATCGTGGGACAGTACCTTATGCGATTGAACGTTCGGAAGATGGTGGGGTAAAGGTTAAATTGGGCGATAAGTTTAATCGTCCAGAAGAGATTTCGGCCCTCATTTTACAAAAATTAAAGAAGGATGCGGAAGCGCATCTGGGTGAGAAGATTGAAGAGGCGGTGATTACTGTACCAGCCTATTTTGATGATTCTCAACGGAAGGCGACACGTGATGCTGGGGAAATCGCTGGTTTCAAGGTTCGCCGAATTATCAATGAACCGACCGCGGCGGCGTTGGCTTATGGTTTCAATAAACGTAAAGACGAACAAATCGTTGTTTATGACTTTGGTGGCGGTACATTCGACATCTCTGTTTTGGAAATTACTGGCGCGGAGGGTGATCAGAGTATTGTTGTTAAATCGACGGACGGTGATTCTCACATGGGCGGAGAGGACATTGATCAGAAGATTGTTCAATGGATTGCCGCAGAGTACAAAAAGGAGAGTGGGATTGATGTAATAAAAGATGAGTTAGCTCTCCAGCGGTTGAAGGAAGCCGCAGAGAAAGCAAAACATGAGCTGTCCACCCTTAATGAAACAGAAATTAATCTGCCGTTCATTACCTCTGACGCTTCTGGACCCAAACATCTTTTAATCAAAATGAGTCGCTCCAGACTCGAAGATTTGGCGCGGGAATATATTGATCGCTCCATCATGATTACCAAGCGGGCCGTCGAAGCCTCGGGTTACAAATTTACCGACATTGACGAGGTTATTCTCGTGGGTGGTCAGACGAGGATGCCGGCAATTATTGCGGAGGTTAAGAAATTATTCGGTAAAGAGCCGAATCGTTCCATCAATCCAGATGAGGTGGTGGCGGTTGGAGCGGCGATTCAAGCGGGGATTTTTCAGGGAGATGTTAAGGATGTTTTATTGCTTGATGTGATACCTCTTAGTCTTGGAATCGAGACTTTAGGGGGCGTAAGTACCAAGATTATTGAGCGAAATACAACGATTCCCACTTCTCGTTCTCAAATTTTTTCTACCGCTGCGGACAACCAAACCAGTGTGGAGATCCATATTACACAAGGCGAGCGGCCACTTGCCTCTGACAACAAGTCTCTTGGTCGCTTTGTTTTGGACAGCATTGCTCCAGCTGGTCGTGGTTTGCCCCAGATTGAGGTAACTTTTGACATTGATGCCAATGGAATTTTAAGCGTGAAGGCTAAGGATAAATCTACAGGTAAGGAACAATCTATCAGAATTGAGGCGCGCTCTGGTTTGACTGATGCTGACATTGAGAAAATGAAAAAAGATGCTGAACTTCACGCCGAAGAAGATAAACAGAAGAAAGAATTGATTGACACACAGAATCTTGCAGATCAAGTGATTCATATGTCGGAGAAGGCTCTAAAAGACGCTGAGGGAAAACTGTCCGCCGAATTGGTGAAGGAGGTGGAAGAAAAAATCGGGGCTCTTAAAACGGCAAAAACCAGTAACAACTTGTCTGAAATCAAACAGGCAGTGGACGCATTATCAAGTTCTGCACAGAAAATTGGCGCGGAGCTAAGCAAACAAACCCAAACTCCACCACCACCGTCAGAAGAACCAGAACAAAAGAATGGCTAA
- the dnaJ gene encoding molecular chaperone DnaJ, translated as MAKDYYNILGVQRGASKEEIKKAFHKLAHKYHPDKKGGDEEKFKEASEAYQTLSDEQKRRQYDAYGTTGAQGGFGGGTEGFGFDFSNFTGANGADFQFDLGDIFGDFFGGQGNRGVQKKRGRDISVDIQISFPESVFGTERNVLLTKVGVCEICSGSGAAPGSSQKSCAKCGGKGKLHETRRSLIGTFTTARECEQCGGLGQVPEKPCSTCSGRGTLKKTEEIKIVIPSGIENGEMIRLAAKGEAIARGVAGDLYVRVHVEKHPTFKRDGQNLMMDLSVKLSDALLGHEYSITALDGEIKVRVPAGVAFGEIIRVPGKGVPNTGGRRGDLLVRVVIKTPVKLSKKARTLIEELREEGV; from the coding sequence ATGGCTAAAGATTATTATAATATTCTTGGGGTACAGCGTGGTGCCTCTAAGGAAGAAATAAAGAAAGCGTTCCATAAGCTGGCACACAAGTACCATCCAGATAAAAAGGGGGGTGATGAGGAGAAATTTAAGGAGGCTAGCGAAGCTTATCAAACACTCTCCGACGAGCAAAAAAGACGTCAGTACGATGCTTATGGTACTACAGGTGCTCAGGGTGGTTTTGGCGGTGGCACAGAAGGTTTCGGTTTTGATTTCAGTAACTTTACTGGTGCGAATGGCGCGGATTTCCAATTTGATCTTGGTGACATTTTCGGTGATTTTTTCGGTGGCCAGGGTAATCGTGGTGTTCAGAAAAAACGTGGTCGTGACATATCTGTCGATATTCAGATCTCCTTTCCTGAATCGGTGTTTGGTACCGAGAGGAATGTTTTATTAACCAAGGTTGGTGTCTGCGAGATTTGCAGTGGCTCTGGTGCCGCGCCTGGTTCGAGTCAAAAGTCGTGTGCTAAATGTGGTGGCAAGGGTAAACTTCACGAGACGCGACGATCTCTTATCGGGACATTCACAACTGCTCGCGAGTGTGAGCAATGTGGTGGCTTGGGGCAAGTGCCAGAAAAACCGTGTAGTACTTGTTCCGGTCGTGGCACATTGAAAAAAACCGAGGAAATCAAAATTGTGATTCCGTCGGGGATCGAGAACGGAGAGATGATTAGATTGGCCGCCAAGGGTGAAGCTATTGCTCGGGGAGTGGCTGGCGATCTTTATGTTCGTGTTCATGTGGAGAAACACCCAACTTTCAAACGTGATGGGCAAAACTTGATGATGGATTTATCGGTCAAACTTTCTGACGCGCTGCTCGGGCACGAATACTCAATTACAGCGCTCGATGGTGAAATTAAAGTAAGGGTGCCGGCTGGGGTCGCCTTTGGGGAGATTATTCGAGTACCCGGGAAAGGTGTGCCAAATACTGGTGGTCGTCGTGGAGATTTACTTGTCCGTGTAGTTATAAAAACGCCCGTAAAACTTTCAAAAAAAGCGAGAACGTTAATTGAGGAATTAAGGGAAGAGGGAGTTTAG
- a CDS encoding histidinol-phosphate aminotransferase family protein, whose amino-acid sequence MLKLDLNEKPVKIAPGYDYARKEDYARAKKAIANYAAVAPNNLLITNGSYHALDLIFSFLFREKEQILLPVPTFVFYDKFELSRKLIFKKLPYSKSFSSQTIIKHLKSGRNRGLYISNPNNPIGYAFSHSELDSILLCASRNKTLTIVDEAYFEFYGITIKSLIKKYPELIILRTLSKAFGLAGARFGYVIAHEKMIEKLEKLKGPPYIVSHLALKAGIDSLGRVGIKKMNQYVRENQRVRSELEIFLQKQKIEYFSSQTNFLTLGVNDTKKFFESLKRRNILLKDLADYPDGKNCLKSHVRVTIPPSNKLKLIKDSLNSLFP is encoded by the coding sequence ATGCTTAAACTAGACCTCAACGAAAAACCGGTGAAAATAGCGCCAGGCTATGATTATGCTCGTAAAGAAGATTATGCCCGAGCGAAAAAAGCTATAGCAAACTACGCAGCTGTAGCGCCAAACAACCTACTAATCACTAATGGCTCCTATCACGCCCTGGACTTAATTTTCTCTTTTTTATTCCGAGAAAAAGAACAAATTCTATTACCGGTCCCGACATTTGTCTTTTATGACAAATTTGAGTTAAGCCGTAAACTCATCTTCAAGAAGTTGCCCTATTCCAAATCGTTCTCAAGTCAAACAATAATAAAACATCTCAAGTCTGGTAGGAACCGTGGTTTGTACATCTCTAACCCCAATAATCCAATCGGTTACGCTTTTTCTCATTCAGAGCTCGACTCTATTTTACTATGTGCAAGTAGAAACAAGACCCTAACCATTGTTGACGAGGCATATTTTGAATTTTACGGCATAACGATAAAATCGTTGATCAAGAAATATCCCGAACTAATAATCCTAAGAACACTCTCGAAGGCGTTTGGACTGGCGGGAGCCCGTTTTGGCTACGTTATCGCCCACGAGAAAATGATAGAAAAGCTAGAAAAATTAAAGGGGCCACCATATATTGTGAGCCATCTTGCGTTGAAAGCCGGAATAGATTCTCTTGGACGCGTTGGGATTAAAAAAATGAACCAATACGTTAGGGAGAACCAGAGAGTGAGATCCGAGTTAGAAATTTTTCTTCAAAAACAAAAAATAGAATATTTCTCAAGTCAGACTAATTTCCTGACCCTAGGTGTCAATGATACTAAGAAATTTTTTGAATCCTTAAAGCGAAGAAATATTCTCCTGAAAGATCTCGCTGACTATCCTGACGGCAAAAATTGTCTAAAAAGTCATGTTCGCGTCACTATTCCTCCGTCAAATAAGTTAAAGCTGATAAAAGACTCACTAAACTCCCTCTTCCCTTAA
- a CDS encoding phenylacetate--CoA ligase family protein: MVNRKSGSILRAIKTKKSSYWERIRKQRSLSLFHQASREVPAYKDFLRKHKIDPNKVKEFEDLEILPHVTKDNYLRKYSLPDLSWGGTLDHPLVYTSTSGSTGNPVYFHRSFRLDWQSSILHEMYYSFGQKSNGPTLVIVCFGMGVWIGGIITYQAFRLMKERGHNLSLITPGINKEEIFRALKNLSPFYAQTILVGYPPFIKDIVDESEERGINLKKIGLRVLCAAEPFDEKFRRYLIKKSGADHKTGVTNIYGTADLGTMAIETQLSITIRESTVKRPDIFKELFGEINKTPTLCQYIPDHISFDTTQNGDILITGDNSIPLIRYAIGDHGGTYSAEMLEKKLTDLGQKVDFIQHLPFVYVYERADMSTTLYGLQVYPEPLREIFLQQPFVNYCTGKFMLETRFNRKQDQYLLIHIELRKNKKITDIIRRALLRAIVLQLENKNSEFRELHKMLGRRSWPKVVFWPYEDQKYFKVGIKQKWVKGN, translated from the coding sequence ATGGTCAACCGTAAATCAGGCTCTATTTTGAGAGCAATCAAAACTAAGAAGTCGTCTTACTGGGAACGGATTCGAAAACAACGCTCCCTGTCACTTTTTCATCAAGCTTCGCGAGAGGTCCCAGCTTATAAGGATTTCCTCAGGAAACACAAAATTGACCCCAATAAGGTTAAGGAATTCGAGGATCTAGAAATTTTACCCCACGTGACGAAAGACAACTATCTTCGGAAATATTCTCTGCCCGATTTGAGTTGGGGCGGGACGCTAGATCATCCTCTTGTCTATACCTCGACATCCGGTTCGACTGGTAATCCTGTCTATTTTCACCGTTCTTTCCGGTTAGATTGGCAGTCTTCAATTCTTCACGAGATGTACTATTCTTTTGGGCAAAAAAGCAATGGCCCGACGCTTGTCATTGTCTGTTTTGGTATGGGGGTTTGGATTGGGGGCATAATCACTTATCAAGCGTTTAGACTAATGAAAGAACGTGGACACAACCTTTCTCTCATTACACCCGGCATTAACAAGGAAGAGATATTTAGAGCTCTTAAAAATCTTTCGCCTTTCTATGCCCAGACAATTCTAGTGGGATATCCGCCATTTATCAAAGACATCGTTGATGAATCGGAGGAAAGGGGGATAAACTTAAAAAAAATTGGTTTAAGGGTTCTATGCGCCGCAGAACCCTTTGATGAGAAATTCCGACGTTACCTTATAAAAAAATCGGGCGCCGACCACAAGACAGGAGTTACTAATATCTATGGTACGGCCGATTTGGGTACGATGGCCATAGAAACACAGCTATCGATTACTATTCGCGAAAGCACCGTAAAGAGGCCGGACATATTTAAGGAGCTCTTTGGGGAAATCAATAAGACACCGACCCTGTGTCAGTATATTCCAGACCATATTTCTTTTGATACAACCCAGAACGGCGATATTCTAATAACTGGTGACAACTCAATTCCCCTGATTCGTTACGCCATCGGTGATCATGGGGGGACCTATTCTGCAGAAATGTTGGAAAAAAAATTGACGGATTTGGGGCAAAAGGTTGATTTTATTCAACATTTACCCTTTGTGTATGTGTACGAAAGAGCAGACATGTCCACCACACTTTATGGTCTTCAGGTTTATCCAGAACCATTGCGGGAAATATTTTTGCAACAACCCTTTGTTAATTACTGCACGGGCAAGTTTATGTTAGAAACCAGGTTCAATCGAAAGCAAGACCAATATTTACTTATACACATTGAATTACGCAAAAACAAGAAGATTACGGATATAATAAGAAGAGCGTTGCTGAGAGCCATCGTCCTTCAACTAGAGAATAAAAATTCTGAATTCCGCGAGTTGCACAAAATGCTGGGACGGCGCTCATGGCCTAAGGTTGTTTTTTGGCCGTATGAGGATCAGAAATACTTTAAGGTTGGGATCAAACAAAAGTGGGTAAAGGGCAACTAA
- a CDS encoding ThiF family adenylyltransferase gives MNPIKLDRACDNFEEFKTRLNPTRVIDQYEVLLDDLFTIRTPHTKFMVDYKEELDEFVSDYLAGKNIIDVGEWFFFPWNGLLVHYLPDQEHQEVRTARNRNIITEDEQKKFYNYRVAIAGLSVGSHPALTMGMMGGPKMMKLADPDVLGPSNLNRLRYDFTTIGDKKVDLVVNTLWQMNPYGDYHRYSVGVTTGNIDQFLEGVDLLVEEVDNLEMKIRLRLEARKRGIPVIMATDNGDNVIVDIERFDLEKNLELFNGIAGHIDLEEFQKIKPADLPKLATKIAGKDMVMPRMLDSLLGVGKTLYSWPQLGDAATLAGVSLAYITKRLALGESLRSGKLEVNLDKIFDPDYDLPENQGRRDANRSQFAKIIGLE, from the coding sequence ATGAATCCAATTAAACTAGATCGGGCATGTGATAATTTCGAAGAATTTAAGACTCGATTAAATCCAACTAGGGTTATCGACCAATATGAGGTACTGTTGGACGATCTATTTACAATCCGAACGCCGCACACTAAGTTTATGGTTGATTACAAAGAGGAGTTGGACGAATTTGTTTCAGATTATCTTGCTGGCAAAAATATAATTGATGTTGGAGAGTGGTTTTTCTTTCCTTGGAATGGTCTTTTGGTTCATTATTTACCCGATCAAGAACACCAGGAGGTTCGCACAGCGAGGAATAGAAATATTATCACAGAAGATGAGCAAAAGAAGTTTTATAATTACCGAGTAGCAATTGCTGGTTTAAGCGTTGGCAGTCATCCAGCGTTGACAATGGGGATGATGGGTGGACCAAAGATGATGAAACTTGCTGACCCAGATGTCTTGGGACCCTCCAATCTTAATCGTTTGCGTTATGATTTTACTACCATTGGTGATAAGAAGGTTGATCTTGTGGTAAATACTCTCTGGCAGATGAATCCCTATGGTGACTACCATCGTTATTCTGTCGGTGTGACAACAGGAAATATTGACCAGTTTTTGGAGGGCGTAGATTTATTGGTGGAGGAGGTTGATAATTTAGAAATGAAAATACGCCTGCGCTTAGAAGCCAGAAAACGTGGTATCCCCGTAATAATGGCAACTGATAATGGTGACAACGTGATTGTTGATATCGAACGTTTTGATTTGGAGAAAAATTTGGAGCTCTTTAATGGGATCGCTGGACATATAGACTTGGAAGAATTTCAGAAAATAAAACCAGCGGATCTTCCAAAACTGGCAACAAAAATTGCCGGAAAGGATATGGTGATGCCACGAATGTTGGATTCTCTGCTTGGTGTTGGTAAGACGCTCTATTCTTGGCCCCAACTTGGTGATGCCGCCACCTTGGCGGGAGTATCGCTGGCGTATATCACGAAGCGGTTAGCTCTAGGGGAATCACTTCGGTCTGGAAAGCTGGAAGTAAACCTAGATAAAATTTTTGATCCCGACTACGATCTACCCGAGAATCAGGGGAGACGAGATGCTAATCGATCCCAGTTTGCCAAGATAATTGGACTGGAATAG
- a CDS encoding nitroreductase family protein, producing the protein MDDLKKIVSEAVWAPSGDNSQPWRFVIGELSVKIFNLPDRDNPILNFKKSGSYIAHGALIENITILAGEFGYTTDVRIFPDSSEENLVSEVIFTKSQVVRNPLRGYIKERHTNRRPYEERKIDAVTFGKLLESGTNQDDLIIVEEDSKLRKISSALSVMERIALENKGLHRLFFGDLLWSEDDNKVGKPGLFVKTLEIPVIALFLFKILRFWPWTRLANLFGFSRMASYGNAKIYARSSAFILVSTKGNLPVDFVNSGRLTQRIWLTAVAGGLSVQPVTGILFMGRRFMSGDTQGFSMRHVQMAKDAHNQVQREFGLPRDSNMMMVLRIGYAQDPTAHSFRMSPHFI; encoded by the coding sequence ATGGATGATCTGAAGAAGATCGTTTCTGAAGCGGTTTGGGCCCCATCTGGCGACAATTCCCAGCCATGGAGGTTTGTGATTGGGGAACTCTCTGTCAAGATTTTTAATCTTCCAGATCGGGACAACCCAATTCTCAATTTTAAAAAAAGTGGCTCATATATTGCACATGGTGCTTTAATCGAAAATATCACGATCTTGGCTGGGGAATTTGGCTATACCACTGATGTCAGGATTTTCCCAGACAGTAGCGAAGAGAATCTCGTTTCCGAAGTAATCTTTACCAAATCTCAAGTGGTTCGGAATCCACTGAGGGGGTATATAAAGGAAAGACATACAAATCGGCGACCGTATGAGGAACGTAAAATAGATGCTGTGACATTTGGTAAGCTGTTAGAGTCCGGCACAAATCAAGACGATTTGATAATTGTTGAGGAGGATTCTAAACTAAGGAAAATCTCTTCTGCTCTTAGTGTCATGGAAAGAATTGCACTCGAAAATAAGGGTCTCCACCGGCTTTTTTTTGGAGATCTTCTGTGGTCTGAGGATGATAACAAAGTAGGGAAACCCGGTCTGTTTGTAAAAACCCTAGAGATTCCCGTGATTGCGTTGTTTTTATTTAAAATTTTACGTTTTTGGCCGTGGACTAGATTGGCTAATCTCTTTGGTTTTTCGAGGATGGCTAGTTATGGAAATGCTAAGATTTATGCTAGATCCTCAGCATTCATTTTAGTTTCCACAAAAGGAAATCTGCCGGTCGACTTTGTAAATTCTGGTCGTCTTACGCAAAGGATTTGGCTGACCGCTGTTGCGGGGGGGTTAAGTGTCCAGCCCGTAACGGGTATTTTGTTTATGGGACGTCGTTTCATGTCTGGTGATACTCAAGGATTTAGTATGAGACATGTTCAAATGGCAAAAGATGCCCATAACCAGGTTCAGAGAGAGTTCGGTTTACCTCGGGACAGCAACATGATGATGGTTCTGCGAATCGGATACGCCCAAGACCCAACCGCCCACTCGTTTAGGATGTCCCCTCACTTTATCTAA